One genomic region from Sulfurimonas sp. encodes:
- a CDS encoding LPS-assembly protein LptD, protein MLKLLALVVFLTTYLLADSKVEIYATKMESSKNIVNASGGVTVVYKDYFLSADRAVYNRESGELELFENVRANQGKEYQLLGKYAKLNIAKKERIFKPFFMLDKSSQVWMSADEGCAKGKDFSIKSGVLSGCNPSDPLWKMHFSSTSYNSDTKWLHIFNARIFIYDIPVFYSPYFGYSLDTKRRSGLLSPAMGISDIEGFYYEQPIYIAEQSWWDLELKPQIRTNRGAGGYSVFRFVDSKVSKGEFKTGYFAEKDDYFVQQNLAHDTHYGYNLLYSNTDVINQWFGTSFEGQSSLYMDVNGMNDVDYINLSTNDTTDNITSKQVLSRINIFYNTQDNYFGTYFKYYQDLAEVNNEATLQKIPTFQYHRYLDTLFGDHLIYNVDMQANNIYREVGKHVTQTDLNIPITLQTELFDEYLNVSYKAYFYAQYSKFSGTEEVVSGEYNNGYFARNYHIFSASTQVSRAFDSFTHVAGFGTRYTTGGAESRDGFYEDNQNFCSDPANQGLKRCEFYNISDIEEQLQLDFTQYFYDTTGSQIIYHRVAQSISYDKAQSSVGELENELDYQITKSIKFYNNFFYNYDENSFSKMYNQVSYNGNGFNVSLSHLYKDTFLQPTSDTTPYTSYITSSATYDYNKHYSYNLRYNYDYESGLKKSAEIGFLYKKRCWDFGLRYVENNRPILNETGSSSIYDRYIYFTVNLKPMMASGGAPLFDYKLPQTMQGL, encoded by the coding sequence ATGCTTAAACTCCTCGCTTTAGTTGTTTTTTTAACTACTTATCTTTTAGCAGATTCAAAAGTTGAAATATATGCAACAAAAATGGAGTCTTCAAAAAATATTGTTAATGCATCTGGGGGAGTTACCGTTGTATATAAAGATTATTTTTTAAGTGCAGATAGAGCTGTTTACAATAGGGAAAGTGGAGAGTTAGAACTTTTTGAAAATGTTCGTGCAAATCAGGGTAAAGAGTATCAACTTTTAGGAAAGTATGCGAAATTAAATATAGCAAAAAAAGAGAGAATATTTAAACCTTTTTTTATGCTTGATAAAAGTTCACAAGTTTGGATGAGTGCTGATGAGGGTTGCGCAAAAGGCAAAGACTTCAGTATAAAGTCTGGAGTTTTAAGTGGATGTAATCCAAGTGACCCACTTTGGAAGATGCACTTTTCATCTACTTCATATAACTCAGACACTAAGTGGTTGCATATATTTAATGCAAGAATTTTTATTTATGATATACCTGTTTTTTATTCCCCATATTTTGGTTATTCCCTTGATACAAAAAGAAGATCAGGACTTCTTTCTCCTGCTATGGGAATCTCGGATATAGAAGGCTTTTACTATGAACAACCTATCTACATTGCAGAACAAAGTTGGTGGGATTTAGAGTTAAAGCCACAAATCAGAACAAACCGTGGAGCAGGAGGATATTCAGTATTTAGATTTGTTGATTCAAAAGTTTCAAAGGGTGAGTTTAAGACTGGTTATTTTGCAGAAAAAGATGATTATTTTGTACAACAAAATTTAGCACACGACACGCACTATGGATATAACCTTCTTTATAGCAATACAGATGTAATAAACCAATGGTTTGGCACAAGTTTTGAAGGTCAGTCTAGCTTATATATGGATGTAAATGGTATGAATGATGTTGATTATATAAATCTTTCAACAAATGATACAACTGATAATATAACATCAAAACAGGTTCTTTCAAGAATAAATATTTTTTACAATACACAAGATAATTATTTTGGAACCTATTTTAAATACTATCAAGATTTAGCAGAAGTAAATAATGAAGCAACTCTACAGAAGATTCCTACATTCCAGTACCATCGTTATTTAGATACACTTTTTGGGGACCACTTAATATATAATGTTGATATGCAAGCTAATAATATATACAGAGAAGTTGGAAAACATGTAACACAAACAGATTTAAATATCCCCATAACACTTCAAACAGAGTTGTTTGACGAGTATTTAAATGTTTCTTACAAAGCTTATTTTTATGCTCAGTATTCAAAATTTAGTGGAACAGAAGAGGTTGTTAGTGGAGAGTATAATAACGGATATTTTGCTAGAAATTATCATATATTCTCAGCATCTACCCAAGTGAGTCGTGCTTTTGATAGTTTTACACATGTTGCTGGTTTTGGTACAAGATATACGACAGGTGGGGCAGAATCAAGAGATGGTTTTTATGAAGATAACCAAAATTTTTGTTCCGACCCTGCAAATCAAGGCTTAAAAAGATGTGAATTTTATAATATTAGTGATATTGAAGAGCAACTTCAACTTGATTTTACTCAGTATTTTTATGACACAACAGGCTCTCAAATAATTTACCATAGAGTTGCTCAAAGTATCTCTTATGATAAGGCACAAAGTAGTGTTGGAGAACTTGAAAATGAACTAGATTATCAGATCACAAAAAGTATAAAATTTTATAATAACTTTTTTTACAATTACGATGAAAATTCATTTTCAAAAATGTATAATCAAGTTTCTTACAATGGAAATGGATTTAATGTTTCTCTTTCGCATCTTTACAAAGATACATTTTTACAGCCCACTTCAGACACTACTCCATACACAAGTTACATAACATCAAGTGCAACTTATGATTATAATAAACATTATTCGTATAATCTAAGATATAATTATGATTATGAGAGTGGTTTAAAGAAAAGTGCTGAAATCGGGTTTTTATATAAAAAAAGATGTTGGGATTTTGGTTTGAGATATGTTGAAAATAATAGACCTATCTTAAATGAAACTGGTTCAAGTTCCATTTATGATAGATATATCTATTTTACAGTAAATCTGAAACCGATGATGGCATCTGGTGGTGCTCCACTTTTTGACTATAAATTACCACAAACAATGCAAGGACTTTAA
- a CDS encoding AAA family ATPase: protein MTIDKDEIEKYIFDPQNPQQCKSYKLLLNIAKQDSLVYVSPDFVASEYADLIINNSFKSKLWDIPENFNNLTIIEKINLYKKSLSIKEYIEHIDSLHIDSKQFKYNKIFTSFIDLHPSLFIKKMKKYNSNLLSDKLYYDQNYSFAGYTSFKSSHSFVQNYFGHKIFFTNNMNDLDSYEAIIDISSIVVTSNNYIYNKLINDSENIKPIYLKKLKDIDLLLEVLENDLKKEKSKNIKKEDISTIDKIKIKNFFSIKDLQLDNLKDKKEIYILGENGDGKTLLLQAIAIALKGVQKDGQERFRKIKDEFELKITNSNKKIYKSDENIYKNMFAYGSSRNNNCQIKDDEVGYLTLFDGSLDLKDPVKWLQLLDYSESKNENNIISVVQAKKLIQELLNKEVEIDISPTDVIFTEKGSKQIEFDRLSAGYKGVITIICDMLVRLSENQPYIIDIKEYQGIVLIDEVELHLHPIWKYDFMNKLRGLFPLIQFIVTTHSPTVILGASKEAVFYKIYKEDGEVCISNQMLNEGYTNNSLISSPLFDLKNITSRDYDKRVSGDDYIYDKIHQVISKKIEKNINIDEEEILKLIDEELDKI from the coding sequence ATGACTATAGATAAAGATGAAATAGAAAAATATATATTTGACCCACAAAATCCTCAACAGTGTAAATCATATAAGTTATTGCTAAATATAGCTAAACAGGATAGCCTAGTTTATGTTTCACCAGATTTTGTAGCTTCAGAATATGCGGATTTAATTATCAATAACTCTTTTAAAAGTAAACTTTGGGATATACCAGAAAATTTTAATAATTTAACAATAATTGAAAAAATCAACTTATATAAAAAATCTTTATCTATTAAGGAGTATATAGAGCATATTGACTCTTTACACATTGATTCTAAACAATTTAAATATAATAAAATATTCACTTCATTTATTGATTTACACCCATCTTTATTTATAAAAAAAATGAAAAAATATAATAGTAATTTACTGAGTGATAAATTATATTATGACCAAAATTATAGTTTTGCTGGATATACATCATTTAAAAGTAGTCACAGTTTTGTTCAGAATTATTTTGGACATAAGATATTCTTTACAAATAATATGAATGATTTAGATAGCTATGAGGCTATTATTGATATATCAAGTATTGTAGTAACATCTAATAATTATATATACAATAAGCTAATTAATGATAGTGAAAATATAAAACCAATTTATCTTAAGAAACTAAAAGATATAGACTTACTTTTAGAAGTATTGGAAAATGATTTAAAAAAAGAAAAATCTAAAAATATTAAAAAAGAGGACATATCAACTATTGATAAAATAAAGATAAAAAACTTTTTCAGTATCAAAGATTTACAACTAGACAATCTAAAAGACAAAAAAGAGATTTACATACTCGGTGAAAATGGGGATGGAAAAACTCTACTACTACAAGCGATTGCCATAGCACTAAAAGGTGTTCAAAAAGATGGACAAGAGAGATTTCGTAAGATAAAAGATGAGTTTGAACTAAAAATTACTAATAGTAATAAAAAAATATATAAATCAGATGAAAATATATATAAGAATATGTTTGCGTATGGCTCAAGTAGAAATAATAATTGTCAGATAAAAGATGATGAAGTTGGCTATTTAACTCTCTTTGATGGTAGTTTAGATTTAAAAGACCCTGTTAAGTGGTTGCAACTTCTTGATTATAGTGAAAGTAAAAATGAAAATAATATTATATCAGTTGTTCAAGCTAAAAAGCTTATTCAAGAACTACTAAACAAAGAAGTTGAGATTGATATTAGTCCAACAGATGTTATTTTTACAGAAAAAGGCTCTAAACAAATAGAGTTTGATAGACTCTCAGCAGGATATAAAGGTGTAATAACAATAATATGTGATATGTTAGTTAGATTATCAGAAAATCAACCATATATTATAGATATAAAAGAATATCAAGGAATAGTACTTATAGATGAAGTAGAGTTACATCTGCATCCAATATGGAAATATGATTTTATGAACAAATTAAGAGGACTCTTTCCATTAATACAGTTTATAGTAACAACCCATAGTCCAACTGTTATACTTGGAGCTAGTAAAGAAGCTGTGTTTTATAAGATATATAAAGAAGATGGAGAGGTTTGTATATCAAATCAGATGCTAAATGAAGGCTACACAAACAATAGTCTAATTTCTTCACCACTTTTTGATTTAAAAAATATTACATCAAGGGATTATGATAAAAGAGTCAGCGGTGATGATTATATTTACGATAAAATACATCAAGTTATATCAAAGAAAATAGAAAAAAATATAAATATTGATGAAGAAGAGATACTTAAACTTATAGATGAAGAGTTAGATAAGATATGA
- a CDS encoding HNH endonuclease translates to MIKVEKDFSDVPEILNNQKREDAFNSNVSDEAFNHGKTLYKPQELKNRLHVIYNKKCVYCEDTLLNSPKHIEHYRPKDIYFWLAYSWDNLLLCCTSCNGSKGVNFETRNQRVTYNSEIFENIHNLGNSYDELEKPMLINPEKEDIQADLIFNRDSNISSENPRVDYTIETCNLNREELRELREEIVEDFIGLVNEYHLLFDENNNQGKRESVKGLILIVKQFIQKCNKEKKFYSLRYFILSNIDIFVQNIEMKSIVNSLIVKLRTDEN, encoded by the coding sequence ATGATTAAAGTTGAAAAAGACTTTAGTGATGTTCCAGAAATTTTAAATAATCAAAAAAGAGAAGATGCTTTCAATAGTAATGTTTCAGATGAAGCATTTAATCATGGCAAAACTTTATATAAACCTCAGGAATTAAAAAATAGACTTCATGTAATTTACAATAAAAAATGTGTCTATTGTGAAGATACTCTTTTAAACTCTCCAAAACATATAGAACATTACAGACCAAAAGATATATATTTTTGGTTGGCTTATAGTTGGGATAACTTACTACTTTGCTGTACAAGTTGTAATGGTTCAAAAGGTGTAAATTTTGAAACAAGAAATCAAAGAGTAACCTATAATAGTGAAATATTTGAAAATATTCATAATCTAGGTAATAGTTATGATGAACTAGAAAAACCAATGCTTATAAATCCTGAAAAAGAGGATATTCAAGCAGATTTGATTTTTAACAGAGATTCTAATATCTCTTCAGAGAATCCTAGAGTAGACTATACTATCGAAACTTGTAATTTAAATAGAGAAGAGCTGAGAGAATTAAGAGAAGAGATAGTTGAAGATTTTATAGGTTTAGTTAATGAATATCATCTATTATTTGATGAAAACAATAATCAAGGTAAAAGAGAATCAGTTAAAGGCTTAATTCTTATCGTGAAGCAATTTATACAAAAATGTAATAAAGAAAAAAAGTTTTACTCGTTAAGATATTTTATCTTAAGTAATATAGATATATTTGTTCAGAATATCGAGATGAAATCAATTGTAAACTCATTGATTGTTAAGTTGAGAACTGATGAAAACTAA
- a CDS encoding uroporphyrinogen-III synthase → MKTNIYLFATSKHQDAISVKSLEVKFLKPSIDFSAYDYLIITSKQTVKALEQYDKKDFIDIPALCVSKKTAASYENFGGNILDIGDGYGDNLVKNIKEKSKDKKWLYLRAELIASDFVLRCQDDGYDIDEEILYASQCSQEVLDVNICKNATLIFTSPSAITCFLKTHTIDSYAKVVVLGKTTAKSLPKNIKYQISQKTSIESCMELAITL, encoded by the coding sequence ATGAAAACTAATATCTATCTTTTTGCTACTTCAAAACATCAAGATGCAATAAGCGTAAAATCTTTAGAAGTTAAGTTTTTAAAACCTTCTATTGATTTTAGTGCTTATGATTACCTCATAATTACCTCAAAACAAACAGTTAAAGCATTAGAACAATATGATAAAAAAGATTTTATAGATATACCCGCTTTGTGTGTATCTAAAAAAACTGCTGCATCTTATGAAAACTTTGGTGGAAATATTTTAGATATTGGCGACGGCTATGGCGATAATCTAGTTAAAAACATAAAAGAAAAGTCTAAAGATAAAAAATGGCTTTATTTAAGAGCAGAGCTTATAGCATCTGACTTTGTGCTTAGATGCCAGGATGATGGATATGATATAGATGAAGAGATATTATATGCAAGTCAGTGCTCACAAGAAGTACTAGATGTTAATATTTGTAAAAATGCTACTCTAATTTTTACTTCTCCTTCTGCTATTACATGTTTTTTAAAAACACATACTATTGATTCGTACGCAAAAGTAGTTGTGCTTGGAAAAACTACTGCAAAATCATTACCTAAAAATATTAAGTATCAAATATCTCAAAAAACATCTATTGAAAGTTGTATGGAACTAGCGATTACACTTTAG
- the guaA gene encoding glutamine-hydrolyzing GMP synthase produces the protein MTNVSIIVLDFGSQYTQLIARRLREDKIYCEILPYHTSVEEIKAKNPQGIILSGGPSSVYNEDAYKVDKGVYEMGLPILGICYGMQRIAVDFGGSVVRSNHHEYGKAELTINNIGKNCSPLLEDCDDNAIVWMSHSDKVDELPEGFNPIATSANSPYAAIANEEKRVYAMQYHPEVQHSEEGYLMLRNFARNICGVSVKWKMEHFLKEQIKMIREKVGTGKVLCGLSGGVDSSVVAAMLYEAIGDQLIPVFVDNGLLRKGEREQVEEVFKINLKTPLITVDAVDNFLGKLEGISDPETKRKIIGHTFIEEFEKEAKKHDGIKFLAQGTLYPDVIESISVNGPSEVIKSHHNVGGLPDWMDFELIEPLRELFKDEVRKIGLELGLPEGMINRHPFPGPGLAIRIMGDVNVPDLTILREADVILLDELKASGYYAKTWQAFAVLLNVKSVGVMGDNRTYDNTVCVRVVEAVDGMTATFAHLPHDLLERISRRIINEVDGINRVVYDISSKPPATIEWE, from the coding sequence ATGACAAATGTTAGTATTATAGTTTTAGATTTTGGTTCTCAATACACACAACTTATAGCTCGTCGTCTTCGTGAAGATAAAATTTATTGTGAAATTCTTCCATATCATACTTCAGTTGAAGAGATTAAAGCAAAAAATCCTCAAGGAATCATTTTAAGTGGTGGTCCATCTTCCGTTTATAATGAAGATGCTTACAAAGTAGATAAAGGTGTTTATGAGATGGGTCTTCCAATTTTAGGCATCTGTTACGGAATGCAAAGAATAGCAGTTGATTTTGGTGGGAGTGTAGTTCGCTCAAACCATCACGAGTATGGAAAAGCAGAACTTACCATAAATAATATAGGTAAAAATTGTTCCCCTCTTCTTGAAGATTGTGATGATAACGCTATTGTATGGATGAGTCACTCTGATAAAGTTGATGAATTGCCAGAAGGTTTTAATCCAATCGCAACAAGTGCAAATTCTCCTTATGCAGCAATTGCAAATGAAGAAAAACGAGTTTATGCAATGCAATATCATCCAGAAGTTCAGCATTCCGAAGAAGGTTACTTAATGCTTCGTAATTTTGCAAGAAATATTTGTGGTGTTAGTGTAAAATGGAAAATGGAACATTTCTTAAAAGAACAAATCAAAATGATTCGTGAAAAAGTTGGAACAGGAAAAGTTCTATGTGGCTTAAGTGGCGGAGTTGATAGCTCTGTTGTTGCTGCTATGCTTTATGAAGCAATAGGCGATCAACTTATCCCTGTTTTTGTTGATAACGGATTGCTTAGGAAAGGTGAAAGAGAACAAGTTGAAGAAGTTTTTAAAATAAACCTAAAAACTCCTTTAATTACAGTAGATGCTGTTGATAACTTTTTAGGTAAATTAGAAGGTATCTCAGATCCTGAAACTAAGCGTAAAATTATTGGACATACTTTTATAGAAGAATTTGAAAAAGAAGCTAAAAAACATGATGGAATTAAGTTCTTAGCTCAAGGTACTTTGTATCCTGATGTTATTGAGTCTATCTCTGTAAATGGGCCATCTGAAGTAATTAAGTCTCATCATAATGTTGGTGGTCTTCCTGATTGGATGGACTTTGAACTAATTGAGCCACTTCGTGAACTATTCAAAGATGAAGTTCGTAAAATTGGTTTAGAGCTTGGCCTACCAGAGGGTATGATTAACCGTCATCCATTTCCTGGACCTGGGTTAGCTATACGAATTATGGGTGATGTTAATGTACCTGATTTAACTATTCTTCGTGAAGCAGATGTTATCTTACTAGATGAGTTAAAAGCTAGTGGTTACTATGCTAAAACTTGGCAAGCATTCGCAGTTTTACTAAATGTAAAATCTGTTGGAGTTATGGGTGATAATAGAACTTACGATAATACTGTTTGTGTTAGAGTTGTTGAAGCTGTTGATGGAATGACTGCAACATTTGCTCATCTTCCACATGATTTACTTGAAAGAATCTCAAGAAGAATAATCAATGAAGTTGATGGTATCAATAGAGTTGTTTATGATATATCTTCTAAGCCACCAGCAACTATTGAGTGGGAATAA
- a CDS encoding RDD family protein yields the protein MNEEIEKNLYREGIVLAQNKKRAMAFFVDEMLLSFLLVFALWDSFQSAQTMEELIGITNTFVLEYMFMKIVYQAFFVMQYGATLGKILMKIRVIEVKSMQTPNVIVALNRSIFRVISEMIFYLGFLWGLLNPERQTWHDKTARTLVVDA from the coding sequence GTGAATGAAGAAATAGAGAAAAATCTTTACCGTGAAGGAATCGTTTTAGCACAAAATAAAAAAAGAGCAATGGCATTTTTTGTAGATGAAATGCTACTTTCTTTTTTACTTGTATTTGCTTTATGGGATTCATTTCAAAGTGCGCAAACTATGGAAGAGTTGATAGGTATAACAAATACTTTTGTATTAGAATATATGTTTATGAAGATTGTTTACCAAGCTTTTTTTGTTATGCAATACGGGGCGACTCTTGGAAAAATCCTTATGAAAATAAGAGTCATTGAAGTAAAAAGTATGCAAACGCCAAATGTCATAGTCGCTTTAAATCGTTCTATCTTTCGTGTTATATCGGAGATGATTTTTTATCTTGGTTTTTTATGGGGACTACTTAATCCAGAACGACAAACTTGGCATGATAAAACAGCACGAACCTTGGTTGTAGATGCTTAA
- the nhaD gene encoding sodium:proton antiporter NhaD, translated as MFKILSLLGLTSVAAFATTAAHAAGHAVDLATEPFGWLLLTIFVVGYYFIAAEEKYSINKAKPALFTGTFMFMLLGAYYAYNGLNFAAFDTEIAHLILEIAEIFFFLFVAMTFIEALIERNVFDALKEKLLGAGYNYKKLFWVTGILAFFISPVADNLTTALILSTVLLTIEKDNKAFLIPAAINIVVAANAGGAWSPFGDITTLMAWSAGKGTFVDFLFLFPASIIGWVVTAFLLSRFVPEGHPKKVEGAEPVHIHRGGKVIIFLGVFTIFSAVMGKQIMHLPPMWGMLFGLSLLQLYAYTLKRYHDHDIQIYKSVSKIENDTLLFFFGILAAVGALHFAGFLGHAVKLYEMFDPTYVNIGVGFLSAIIDNVPVMSAVLKASPDLPLAQWMLVTLTAGVGGSLISFGSAAGVGVMGKLHGIYTFGAHMKYSWTILIGYVVSVSVWYFQYVILGIGG; from the coding sequence ATGTTTAAAATTTTGTCGCTATTAGGTTTAACTAGTGTAGCAGCATTTGCAACGACTGCTGCACATGCAGCAGGTCATGCGGTTGATTTGGCAACAGAGCCATTTGGTTGGTTATTGTTAACAATATTTGTAGTTGGGTACTACTTTATTGCAGCAGAAGAAAAGTACAGTATAAATAAGGCTAAACCAGCCCTGTTTACAGGTACTTTTATGTTTATGCTTTTAGGTGCATATTATGCTTATAATGGTTTAAATTTTGCGGCTTTTGATACAGAGATAGCGCATCTTATTTTAGAAATAGCAGAGATTTTCTTCTTCTTATTTGTTGCGATGACTTTCATTGAAGCACTAATAGAAAGAAATGTTTTTGACGCACTTAAAGAGAAGTTACTTGGTGCTGGATATAACTATAAAAAGTTATTTTGGGTAACAGGTATTTTAGCTTTCTTTATCTCCCCAGTTGCTGATAATCTAACAACAGCTTTAATTCTTTCAACTGTTCTTTTAACTATTGAAAAAGACAACAAGGCTTTCCTTATCCCAGCGGCAATAAACATAGTTGTTGCAGCTAATGCTGGTGGTGCTTGGTCACCATTTGGAGATATTACAACTCTTATGGCTTGGTCTGCTGGAAAGGGAACCTTTGTTGATTTCTTATTTTTATTTCCTGCTTCTATTATTGGTTGGGTTGTTACAGCATTTTTACTTTCTCGTTTTGTTCCAGAAGGTCACCCTAAGAAAGTTGAAGGTGCGGAGCCAGTTCATATCCATCGTGGTGGAAAAGTAATTATATTTTTAGGAGTATTTACTATCTTTTCGGCAGTTATGGGTAAACAAATAATGCACTTACCTCCAATGTGGGGAATGTTATTTGGACTTTCACTCTTACAACTGTACGCATATACTCTTAAAAGATATCATGACCATGATATTCAAATATACAAGTCAGTTTCAAAAATTGAAAATGATACTCTACTGTTTTTCTTCGGTATCTTAGCTGCTGTTGGTGCATTGCACTTTGCAGGTTTCTTAGGTCACGCTGTTAAACTTTATGAGATGTTTGATCCAACTTATGTAAATATTGGTGTAGGTTTCCTTTCTGCAATTATTGATAATGTTCCTGTTATGTCAGCTGTACTAAAAGCTTCTCCAGATCTTCCACTTGCTCAATGGATGCTAGTTACTTTAACTGCTGGTGTTGGTGGTAGTCTTATTAGTTTTGGTTCGGCAGCAGGTGTTGGTGTTATGGGTAAACTTCATGGCATCTACACTTTTGGTGCACATATGAAATATTCTTGGACAATTCTAATTGGTTATGTTGTATCTGTTTCAGTTTGGTATTTTCAATATGTAATACTAGGAATAGGTGGTTGA
- a CDS encoding phosphoribosyltransferase family protein translates to MKKYKHILKNRQDAANQLIDILPMQKLKEESWKMVAVSSGGLELAHFIRKKLPNKIDFLFSESIMAPNNDTCEVARVSEREEIVINEKLVKAFDIGYDYIYGEAHRKHEEQILSYVYQYRKGRPFFSVKNEIVMLIDEGSESGLKLMTAIKTILAMKPKAVYIAVAVLPKDTLELLEPYADEIFFLHDIGDYVETTLYYEELEIVDEEKLEKYLED, encoded by the coding sequence ATGAAAAAGTACAAACATATACTTAAAAATAGACAAGACGCAGCTAACCAACTAATTGATATACTGCCAATGCAAAAGCTTAAAGAAGAATCATGGAAGATGGTGGCTGTTTCAAGTGGTGGTTTAGAGTTAGCTCACTTTATAAGAAAAAAACTTCCTAATAAGATAGACTTTCTTTTTTCAGAGTCTATAATGGCTCCAAATAATGATACATGTGAAGTTGCTAGAGTAAGTGAAAGAGAAGAGATAGTCATAAACGAGAAGTTAGTAAAAGCATTTGATATAGGCTATGATTATATTTATGGAGAAGCTCATAGAAAGCATGAAGAACAGATTTTAAGTTATGTTTACCAGTATAGAAAAGGAAGACCTTTTTTTAGTGTAAAAAATGAAATTGTTATGCTTATTGATGAAGGAAGTGAATCAGGTTTAAAACTGATGACTGCAATAAAAACTATTTTGGCTATGAAGCCAAAAGCTGTTTATATTGCCGTAGCAGTTTTACCAAAAGATACGCTAGAGTTACTTGAGCCATATGCTGATGAGATATTCTTTTTACATGATATAGGTGATTATGTAGAAACAACTCTTTATTACGAAGAGTTAGAAATTGTTGATGAAGAAAAATTAGAAAAATACTTAGAGGATTAA
- the purD gene encoding phosphoribosylamine--glycine ligase: MKILILGAGGREYSIARAILNEKQEHELFFMPGNGATKTLGTNLDIKDYNLLADFAKDEKIDLTIVGPEAPLVDGVVDIFKAKDLTIFGPSKEAAQLEGSKVYMKNFLAKYEIPTAAYIETDSIEDAFKFTDTLSTPIVVKADGLCGGKGVIIAQTHDEAKVAISEMLSGKSFGDAGLKVIVEEFLDGYELSMFAICDGDDYILLPAAQDHKRLLDGDEGPNTGGMGAYAPTPLVDEELYQKVRDRVIVPTLDGMKKEGAPFEGVLFIGIMVVNGEPITLEFNVRFGDPECEILMPLMTSSVSDMFYKAATNKLSDLKVEFSSQYAVGVVMASGNYPYGSSTPAEIILDEVKHQEIEDFTHISYAGVSEEDGRLYADGGRVLVCVGLGDSIKQARDRAYLRCGQVHYMGKKIRTDIAYQAL; the protein is encoded by the coding sequence ATGAAAATATTAATACTAGGCGCTGGTGGTAGAGAATATTCTATTGCAAGAGCAATTTTAAATGAAAAACAAGAACATGAATTATTTTTTATGCCAGGAAATGGCGCTACAAAAACATTAGGTACAAATTTAGATATTAAAGATTATAACCTTTTAGCAGATTTTGCAAAAGATGAAAAAATAGACTTAACAATTGTTGGTCCTGAAGCTCCATTAGTAGATGGAGTTGTAGATATATTTAAAGCAAAAGATTTAACAATTTTTGGACCAAGTAAAGAAGCTGCTCAACTTGAAGGCTCAAAAGTATATATGAAAAACTTTTTAGCAAAATATGAAATACCAACTGCAGCATATATAGAAACAGATTCTATCGAAGATGCTTTTAAATTTACAGATACTTTATCTACTCCAATTGTTGTAAAAGCAGATGGATTATGTGGTGGTAAAGGTGTTATTATTGCACAGACTCACGATGAAGCAAAAGTTGCAATATCTGAGATGCTAAGTGGAAAAAGTTTTGGAGATGCAGGACTTAAAGTGATAGTTGAAGAGTTTTTAGATGGTTATGAACTTTCAATGTTTGCTATTTGTGATGGTGATGATTATATTTTACTACCTGCTGCACAAGACCATAAAAGACTTTTAGATGGAGATGAAGGACCAAATACTGGTGGAATGGGTGCTTATGCTCCAACACCTTTAGTTGATGAAGAACTTTATCAAAAGGTTAGAGATAGAGTTATCGTGCCAACATTAGATGGAATGAAAAAAGAGGGTGCACCTTTTGAAGGAGTTCTTTTTATAGGTATCATGGTTGTAAATGGCGAGCCAATTACACTAGAGTTTAATGTTCGTTTTGGTGATCCAGAGTGTGAGATACTTATGCCTCTTATGACTTCGAGTGTTAGCGATATGTTTTATAAAGCTGCAACAAATAAACTTAGTGATTTAAAAGTAGAATTTTCATCTCAATATGCAGTCGGTGTAGTTATGGCTAGTGGAAATTATCCTTATGGAAGTTCAACCCCTGCTGAGATTATTTTAGATGAAGTTAAACATCAAGAGATAGAAGATTTTACACACATATCTTATGCTGGAGTAAGTGAGGAAGATGGCAGACTTTATGCTGATGGTGGAAGAGTTTTAGTTTGTGTTGGCTTAGGCGATAGCATAAAACAAGCAAGAGACAGAGCATATCTTAGATGCGGACAAGTACACTATATGGGTAAAAAAATCAGAACAGATATAGCTTATCAAGCTCTTTAG